From the genome of Candidatus Buchananbacteria bacterium, one region includes:
- the rplI gene encoding 50S ribosomal protein L9 — MKKTLKVILLKNVANLGKAGDLKDVSLGYARNFLLANNLAEEATAKAIAELDVRRAKMAKEAELELGRAEELARKLEGQTVEITAKASDEGTLYAAISSAKIASALKSKGFDVAKDQISASHIKELGEHEIVINLDHGLEARITLIINSE, encoded by the coding sequence ATGAAAAAAACCCTGAAAGTAATTTTGTTAAAGAATGTCGCTAATTTAGGCAAAGCTGGAGATCTTAAAGATGTTTCTTTGGGATATGCCAGGAATTTTTTGTTGGCTAATAATCTGGCTGAGGAAGCAACGGCCAAGGCAATTGCCGAGCTTGATGTTAGGCGTGCTAAGATGGCTAAAGAGGCCGAACTGGAGCTGGGCCGGGCTGAAGAGCTGGCGAGAAAACTTGAGGGGCAAACAGTTGAGATTACCGCCAAGGCTAGTGATGAAGGAACATTATACGCTGCGATTTCATCTGCGAAGATTGCCAGCGCCTTGAAATCAAAGGGGTTTGATGTTGCTAAAGACCAAATTTCAGCCAGTCATATTAAAGAACTTGGAGAGCATGAGATTGTGATTAACTTAGACCACGGTTTAGAGGCAAGAATTACTTTAATTATTAATTCGGAATAA
- a CDS encoding acylphosphatase, protein MISRLVLKIQGQVQGVGFRFASQQEARSRGLRGHVKNRKDGSVEIVAEGPAEDLKKFVDWCYNGVGPAMVQKIEQTWSEPTSEFSDFVIKF, encoded by the coding sequence ATGATCAGCCGCCTGGTATTAAAAATTCAGGGGCAGGTGCAAGGAGTCGGTTTTCGTTTTGCTTCACAGCAGGAGGCTCGAAGTCGAGGGCTACGGGGGCATGTTAAGAATCGTAAAGATGGTTCGGTTGAAATTGTTGCCGAGGGCCCAGCCGAGGACTTGAAAAAATTTGTGGACTGGTGTTATAATGGTGTTGGACCAGCAATGGTTCAAAAGATTGAACAAACCTGGTCGGAACCGACTAGTGAATTTTCTGATTTTGTAATAAAATTTTAG